The Streptomyces sp. ICC1 DNA window GGGTGTCGAGCCCGAGGTCATGGGCTACGGTCCGATCCCGGCCACCGAGAAGGCCCTGGCGCAGGCCGGTCTGACGATCGACGACATCGGCCTCTTCGAGGTCAACGAGGCCTTCGCGGTCCAGGTCCTCGCGTTCCTGGAGCACTACGGCATCGCCGACGACGACGCCCGCGTCAACCAGTACGGCGGCGCCATCGCCTTCGGCCACCCGCTCGCCTCCTCCGGCGTCCGTCTGATGACCCAGCTGGCCCGCCAGTTCGAGGAGCAGCCGGAGGTCCGCTACGGCCTGACCACCATGTGCGTCGGCTTCGGCATGGGCGCCACGGTCGTCTGGGAGAACCCGAACTTCACCGCCGAGGGAGACAGCAAGTGAGCACCACCACCACTGAGCTCCTCAAGGGCGCGGCCGAGCTGTTCCCGGACGAGGTCGTCACGCGCGCGCTCGTGCGCCACCTGGACCTGCCCTTCGGCGCCGGGCGCTTCGCGCTCATCACGCTGGACAACGGCCTGGACCACACCAAGCCGACCACCTTCGGCCCGCAGTCCCTCGCCAACCTGAACGCGGCGATCGACCAGGTCGAGCAGGAGGCCATCGCGGGCTCCATCGTCGGCGCCGGTCTGACCGGCAAGCCGTTCATCTTCGCGGTCGGCGCCGACCTCAAGGGCGTCGAGCTGCTGAAGAAGCACGACGAGGCGCTCGCCATCGGCAAGGGCGGCCACGACGTCTTCAAGCGCCTGGCCGCGCTGGCCGTCCCCACCTTCGCCTACTACAACGGCGCGGCGATGGGCGGCGGTGTCGAGGTCGGTCTGCACTGCACCTACCGCACCGTCTCCAAGGCCATCCCGGCCTTCTCGCTGCCCGAGGTCTTCCTCGGCCTGGTTCCCGGCTGGGGCGGCTGCGCCCTGCTGCCGAACCTGATCGGCGCGGACCGCGCGGTCTCGGTCATCATCGAGAACTCGCTGAACCAGAACCGGCAGCTGAGGGGCAAGCAGGTCTTCGAGCTCGGCATCGCGGACGCGCTGTTCGAGGGCGCGGACTTCCTGGAGCAGTCGCTGCTCTGGACCGCGAACGTGCTCAACGGCACCACCGAGGTCGTACGCGACGAGATCGACCGCGGCGAGGCCTGGGACGCGGCGGTCGCCCGCGGCCGCTTCATCGCCGACTCCAAGGTGCACGGCGCGGCCCCGGCCGCCTACCGCGCGCTGGAGATCATCGAGGCGGCCAAGGACGGCGACCTGCAGAAGGGCTTCGACGCCGAGGACACCGCGCTCGCGGACCTCATCATGGGCGGCGAACTGCGCTCCGGCATCTACGCCTTCAACCTGGTCCAGAAGCGCGCCAAGCGCCCGGCCGGCGCGCCGGACAAGGCGCTGGCCCGCCCGGTCACCAAGGTCGGCGTCGTCGGCGCGGGCCTGATGGCCTCGCAGCTGGCGCTGCTGTTCCTGCGCCGCCTGGAGGTGCCGGTGGTCCTCACCGACATCGACCAGGAGCGCGTGGACAAGGGCGTGGGCTACGTCCGGGCCGAGATCCAGAAGCTGCTGGGCAAGGGCCGCATCAACCAGGACAAGGCCAACCGCCTGACCGCCCTGGTGACGGGTGTCCTGGACAAGGCCGAGGGCTTCGCGGACGCGGACTTCATCATCGAGGCCGTGTTCGAGGAGATGTCCGTCAAGCAGAAGGTGTTCGCGGAGGTCGAGGCGGTCGCCCCGGCGCACGCGATCCTCGCCACCAACACCTCCTCGCTGTCGGTCTCCGAGATGGCCTCCAAGCTCCAGCACCCGGAGCGCGTGGTCGGCTTCCACTTCTTCAACCCGGTCGCGATCCTCCCGCTGCTGGAGATCGTCCGCGGCGAGCAGACCGACGACGCCTCGCTGGCCACGGCCTTCGGTGTGGCGCGGAAGCTGAAGAAGACCGCGGTCCTCACCAAGGACGCCCCGGCGTTCGTCGTGAACCGCATCCTGACCCGCTTCATGGGCGAGATCCAGAACGTCATCGACGAGGGCACCCCGGTGGTCACCGCCGAGAAGGCCATCGAGCCGCTCGGCCTGCCGATGTCCCCGCTGGTGCTGCTGGAGCTCGTGGGCCCGGCGATCGGCCTGCACGTCTCCGAGACCCTGAACCGCGCCTTCCCGGAGCGCTTCACCGTCTCCCCGAACCTGGCGGCCGTCGTCAAGGCCGGCAAGCGCGGCTTCTACGTCTAC harbors:
- a CDS encoding 3-hydroxyacyl-CoA dehydrogenase NAD-binding domain-containing protein: MSTTTTELLKGAAELFPDEVVTRALVRHLDLPFGAGRFALITLDNGLDHTKPTTFGPQSLANLNAAIDQVEQEAIAGSIVGAGLTGKPFIFAVGADLKGVELLKKHDEALAIGKGGHDVFKRLAALAVPTFAYYNGAAMGGGVEVGLHCTYRTVSKAIPAFSLPEVFLGLVPGWGGCALLPNLIGADRAVSVIIENSLNQNRQLRGKQVFELGIADALFEGADFLEQSLLWTANVLNGTTEVVRDEIDRGEAWDAAVARGRFIADSKVHGAAPAAYRALEIIEAAKDGDLQKGFDAEDTALADLIMGGELRSGIYAFNLVQKRAKRPAGAPDKALARPVTKVGVVGAGLMASQLALLFLRRLEVPVVLTDIDQERVDKGVGYVRAEIQKLLGKGRINQDKANRLTALVTGVLDKAEGFADADFIIEAVFEEMSVKQKVFAEVEAVAPAHAILATNTSSLSVSEMASKLQHPERVVGFHFFNPVAILPLLEIVRGEQTDDASLATAFGVARKLKKTAVLTKDAPAFVVNRILTRFMGEIQNVIDEGTPVVTAEKAIEPLGLPMSPLVLLELVGPAIGLHVSETLNRAFPERFTVSPNLAAVVKAGKRGFYVYSAENGFKPELDPEVAALLVQGDVVLTEEQVRDRVLDAVAQEIGLMLEEGVVAEAQDIDLCLITGAGWPFHLGGVTPYLDREGVSERVNGKKFLAPGLASVPV